In Phaeobacter porticola, one DNA window encodes the following:
- a CDS encoding cobalamin biosynthesis protein, producing the protein MKVAGIGFRESAAAADLQAALALTGERVDALASIAEKAATPAMQDFARSIGLPLIALREQDIAGEQTLTCSPRIKARFGTGSLAEAAALAGARHGAPGARARLLAPRVVTADGLATAAIAERLEP; encoded by the coding sequence ATGAAAGTGGCGGGGATTGGATTTCGTGAGAGCGCCGCGGCGGCGGATTTACAGGCGGCTTTGGCGCTGACTGGTGAGCGGGTGGACGCGCTGGCGTCTATTGCGGAAAAGGCCGCAACGCCCGCCATGCAGGACTTTGCGCGCAGCATCGGCCTGCCGCTGATTGCCTTGCGGGAACAGGATATTGCCGGGGAGCAGACCTTGACCTGCTCACCCCGGATCAAGGCGCGGTTTGGCACCGGCTCGCTGGCGGAAGCCGCGGCGCTGGCGGGCGCGCGCCATGGGGCACCGGGGGCGCGGGCGCGTCTCTTGGCCCCAAGAGTTGTCACCGCGGATGGGCTTGCCACCGCGGCCATAGCAGAAAGACTTGAGCCATGA
- the cbiE gene encoding precorrin-6y C5,15-methyltransferase (decarboxylating) subunit CbiE, producing MSDGPLRQWLTIIGLGENGLEGLGDASRKALAEAEVIIGGPRHLELAGAGAKGQPWPVPFSIEPVLAARGQRVAVLASGDPFWHGAGGSLMRDLEAGEWVSHPAPSCFALASNRLGWKLEEVLCLGLHAAPYARLLPLLGRGVRVICTLRDGAAPAELAAWLVANGQPDARLHVMERLGGPKERLFHATAEAWDLPPGGAPVLMAIEAMRPGLPQASGLAKAHFASDGQITKRPIRALTLSALAPRAGELLWDIGGGSGSVSVEWCLAARGARAITFEPRESRLENIRTNAAAFGLDHRMRAVLGKAPDVLDGQPLPDCVFIGGGGSQALLDYLWDILPEGTRLVANGVTLETETLLMQAHAARGGQLLKAEIAEAGPLGSMRDWRRARPVIQWSVTR from the coding sequence ATGTCTGATGGCCCTTTGAGACAGTGGCTTACGATCATCGGTCTGGGCGAAAATGGACTGGAAGGCTTGGGCGATGCAAGCCGGAAGGCGCTTGCGGAAGCCGAAGTGATCATAGGCGGCCCGCGGCATCTGGAATTGGCCGGCGCCGGCGCCAAAGGCCAGCCCTGGCCGGTGCCGTTTTCCATCGAGCCAGTGCTGGCGGCGCGCGGGCAGCGCGTCGCCGTTCTGGCCTCGGGCGATCCGTTCTGGCATGGCGCTGGTGGCTCGCTGATGCGGGATCTGGAGGCGGGTGAGTGGGTGTCGCACCCGGCGCCATCCTGTTTTGCGCTGGCGTCAAACCGGTTGGGCTGGAAGCTGGAAGAAGTGCTGTGCCTGGGGCTGCATGCGGCGCCTTACGCGCGGCTGCTGCCGCTGCTGGGCCGGGGCGTGCGGGTGATCTGCACCTTGCGGGATGGGGCGGCGCCTGCGGAATTGGCGGCCTGGCTGGTTGCGAATGGCCAGCCGGATGCGCGGCTGCATGTGATGGAGCGGCTTGGCGGCCCCAAGGAAAGGCTGTTCCATGCCACTGCCGAAGCTTGGGACCTGCCGCCAGGGGGGGCTCCGGTCCTTATGGCCATCGAGGCCATGCGGCCCGGGCTGCCGCAGGCGTCGGGGCTGGCGAAGGCGCATTTCGCCAGCGACGGGCAGATCACCAAGCGGCCCATCCGGGCGCTGACGCTGTCGGCACTGGCGCCGCGTGCGGGAGAGCTGTTGTGGGATATCGGCGGCGGGTCCGGGTCTGTTTCCGTGGAATGGTGTCTGGCTGCGCGTGGAGCGCGGGCGATCACATTTGAGCCGCGCGAGAGCCGGCTGGAGAATATCCGTACCAATGCGGCGGCGTTTGGACTGGACCACCGGATGCGTGCGGTTCTGGGCAAGGCACCGGATGTGCTGGACGGCCAGCCCCTGCCCGACTGCGTATTCATTGGCGGCGGCGGGTCGCAGGCTTTGCTGGACTATCTGTGGGACATCCTGCCCGAGGGCACGCGGCTGGTGGCCAATGGTGTCACACTGGAAACCGAGACCCTGCTGATGCAAGCCCATGCCGCGCGCGGCGGGCAGTTGTTAAAAGCTGAAATCGCCGAGGCAGGCCCGCTGGGGTCTATGCGCGACTGGCGACGGGCGCGGCCTGTCATTCAGTGGAGCGTCACGCGATGA
- a CDS encoding cobalt-precorrin-6A reductase, with amino-acid sequence MTRILLLGGTTEASTLAKTLAEAGADAVFSYAGRTAKPVSQPLPTRIGGFGGVEGLSEYLKAESITHVVDATHPFAAQMSTNAVHACEATDVKLCAFERPAWQAGEGDAWVHAGTIDEAVNALPDAAARVFLAIGKQNLTQFAAKPQHHYLLRLVDEPDAPLPLPRTTVETARGPFDVQGDTALMQRHGITHIVAKNAGGAGAAAKLIAARDLALPVILIGRPQVPARPIKGSVAEVMAWLSHSPV; translated from the coding sequence ATGACACGCATCCTTCTTCTGGGCGGTACCACCGAGGCCTCGACGCTCGCGAAAACCTTGGCTGAGGCGGGCGCGGATGCGGTGTTTTCCTACGCGGGCCGCACCGCCAAGCCCGTCAGCCAGCCCCTGCCCACGCGCATCGGCGGCTTCGGCGGTGTGGAGGGGCTTTCGGAATATCTGAAGGCCGAAAGCATCACTCATGTGGTCGACGCCACCCATCCGTTTGCCGCGCAGATGAGCACCAATGCGGTTCACGCCTGCGAAGCGACGGATGTGAAGCTTTGCGCCTTCGAACGCCCGGCCTGGCAAGCGGGGGAGGGCGACGCTTGGGTTCACGCCGGGACTATTGATGAAGCCGTTAACGCTTTGCCCGACGCCGCGGCACGGGTGTTTCTGGCCATTGGCAAGCAGAACCTGACCCAATTTGCCGCCAAGCCCCAGCACCACTACCTGCTTCGGCTGGTGGACGAACCAGACGCGCCCCTGCCGCTGCCGCGCACCACGGTCGAAACCGCCCGCGGCCCGTTTGACGTTCAGGGCGACACCGCGCTGATGCAGCGCCATGGCATCACGCATATCGTCGCCAAGAACGCTGGCGGCGCGGGCGCCGCAGCCAAACTCATAGCCGCGCGCGACCTCGCGCTGCCGGTCATCTTGATCGGCAGGCCGCAGGTGCCTGCAAGACCCATCAAGGGCAGCGTGGCAGAGGTGATGGCCTGGCTGTCGCATTCTCCGGTTTAA
- the cobJ gene encoding precorrin-3B C(17)-methyltransferase: MKLSQNGWVVIAGLGPGNEALVTQEVRDAIGEATDIVGYIPYVKRIAPREGLTLHATDNRVEVDRATHALEMAAEGKRVVVVSSGDPGVFAMASAVFEALENNAESKPEWLDLEIRVLPGITAMLAAAAAIGAPLGHDFAAINLSDNLKPWSLIEKRLQLVGEAGLAMAFYNPRSKSRPHQFARALEILREACGADTLITFARDVTKPGQELLTVPLKDATPEMADMRTVVIVGNRDTRRVGNYVYTPRYAAEG; the protein is encoded by the coding sequence ATGAAACTATCGCAAAACGGCTGGGTGGTGATTGCCGGCCTCGGCCCCGGAAACGAGGCGCTGGTGACGCAGGAAGTGCGCGACGCCATTGGGGAGGCCACGGATATCGTTGGCTATATCCCTTATGTGAAGCGTATCGCGCCGCGCGAGGGCCTGACCCTGCACGCCACAGACAACCGGGTCGAGGTCGACCGCGCCACCCATGCGCTGGAAATGGCCGCCGAGGGCAAGCGCGTTGTGGTGGTGTCCTCCGGTGATCCCGGCGTATTTGCCATGGCCTCTGCGGTGTTTGAAGCGCTGGAGAATAATGCGGAAAGCAAACCGGAGTGGCTGGATCTGGAGATCCGCGTGCTGCCCGGTATTACCGCGATGCTGGCGGCTGCGGCTGCCATCGGCGCGCCGTTGGGGCATGATTTCGCGGCCATCAACCTGAGCGACAATCTGAAGCCCTGGAGCCTGATCGAAAAACGCCTGCAACTGGTTGGCGAGGCCGGACTGGCGATGGCGTTTTACAATCCGCGCTCCAAGTCGCGGCCGCATCAGTTTGCCCGCGCTTTGGAAATCCTGCGGGAGGCTTGCGGCGCGGATACCCTCATCACCTTTGCCCGTGACGTGACCAAACCGGGGCAGGAACTGCTGACCGTGCCGCTGAAGGACGCAACGCCGGAGATGGCTGACATGCGCACGGTGGTGATTGTCGGCAACCGCGACACCCGCCGGGTTGGCAACTATGTCTATACCCCCCGCTACGCGGCGGAGGGTTAA
- a CDS encoding precorrin-2 C(20)-methyltransferase, with product MGTVICAGLGPGDPDLMSVRSHRMISGARHIAYFRKAGRKGQARAIVDGMLADGVIEHAMEYPVTTEIHFSDPEYNRVLAEFYDRWADTLAEIAKGEDVVVLCEGDPFLYGSYMHLYTRLQGRAAQEIIPGITGMSGCWTASGQPITWGDDVLTVAMATLSEDELAKRASETDALVVMKIGRNLPKLRRALERAGRAEDAWLVERGTMPGQTVQKLSDVEGEVPYFSIVLVHGQGRRP from the coding sequence ATGGGTACAGTCATCTGCGCGGGGCTTGGCCCCGGCGATCCCGACCTGATGAGCGTGCGCTCGCACCGGATGATTTCCGGCGCGCGCCACATCGCCTATTTCCGCAAGGCCGGCCGCAAGGGGCAGGCCCGCGCGATTGTCGACGGGATGCTGGCAGACGGCGTCATCGAGCACGCGATGGAATACCCGGTGACGACCGAGATTCATTTCTCCGACCCCGAGTACAACCGGGTGCTGGCGGAGTTCTATGACCGCTGGGCCGACACATTGGCCGAGATTGCCAAAGGTGAGGACGTCGTGGTGCTCTGTGAGGGGGACCCGTTCCTCTATGGCTCTTACATGCATCTCTACACCCGGCTTCAGGGCCGGGCCGCGCAGGAGATCATTCCCGGCATCACCGGCATGTCTGGTTGCTGGACTGCCTCTGGCCAGCCGATCACCTGGGGCGATGATGTTCTGACCGTGGCGATGGCCACTCTCAGCGAGGATGAACTGGCCAAACGCGCGTCCGAGACCGACGCGCTGGTGGTGATGAAAATCGGCCGCAACCTGCCCAAACTGCGCCGCGCACTGGAACGCGCGGGCCGCGCGGAGGACGCCTGGCTTGTCGAACGCGGCACCATGCCCGGCCAGACCGTGCAGAAGCTGTCAGATGTTGAGGGCGAGGTGCCTTACTTCTCTATCGTCTTGGTTCACGGACAGGGGCGCCGGCCATGA
- a CDS encoding precorrin-8X methylmutase: protein MLHTYETNGAAIYAESFATIRREADLARFNKDEESVVVRMIHAAGMVGLEEHVRFSDGMAETARAALAKGAPILCDAYMVSEGITRPRLAADNEVICTLRDPKVPDMAKDMSNTRSAAALELWRPKLEGAVVAIGNAPTALFHLLNMLKDPDCPRPAAIIGCPVGFVGAMESKDALMEDLPVPSMIVKGRLGGSAITVAAVNALASWKE, encoded by the coding sequence ATGCTCCACACCTATGAAACCAACGGCGCCGCGATCTATGCCGAAAGCTTTGCCACCATCCGCCGCGAGGCCGATCTGGCGCGCTTTAACAAGGACGAGGAAAGCGTCGTCGTGCGCATGATCCACGCCGCCGGCATGGTGGGGCTGGAAGAGCATGTACGGTTTTCCGACGGCATGGCTGAGACCGCCCGCGCAGCCCTTGCCAAGGGCGCGCCGATCCTCTGCGATGCGTATATGGTCAGCGAGGGCATCACCCGCCCGCGCCTGGCTGCGGATAACGAGGTGATCTGCACCCTGCGCGACCCGAAAGTGCCGGATATGGCCAAGGACATGTCCAATACCCGCTCCGCTGCCGCGCTGGAGCTGTGGCGCCCGAAACTGGAAGGTGCGGTCGTGGCCATCGGCAATGCGCCAACAGCGCTGTTTCACCTGTTGAACATGCTGAAAGATCCCGATTGCCCCCGCCCCGCCGCGATCATCGGCTGCCCCGTCGGTTTTGTCGGTGCGATGGAATCCAAGGACGCGCTGATGGAAGATCTGCCAGTGCCCTCGATGATCGTCAAAGGGCGTTTGGGTGGCTCTGCCATCACCGTGGCGGCGGTCAACGCGCTTGCAAGCTGGAAAGAATAG
- the cobG gene encoding precorrin-3B synthase, whose amino-acid sequence MTDQAASPPPKVYGWCPGALRPMMSGDGLVVRVRAPLGRLTAEQTRGLAELSQRYGSGLVDISARANLQLRGIREEAHAGLIAGLRDLGLLDEDAGAEARRNITLTPFWQAGDVSHLIALDLAAALTEATDLKLPGKFGFAVDCGAAPVLTDTAADIRIERGPDGLLLRADGADTGLPVTAEAAAGEALALARWFLDQGGASEGRGRMHQLMTRRTPPAVHVAAAPGAPRLAPQQPGATPFGLLVALEFGQMPARTLAKLADHGALRLTPWRMLLVEGIDSLPPLPGLILDATDPRLRVSACTGAPGCPQARAVTRELARDLAAAVPAGQHLHISGCTKGCAHPRPADLVLTATGDDQFDLIRNGTAADHPLNTSLSADALRAAPDLMTEGS is encoded by the coding sequence GTGACTGACCAAGCCGCCTCTCCACCGCCCAAAGTCTATGGCTGGTGCCCCGGTGCGCTGCGCCCGATGATGTCGGGTGACGGGCTGGTGGTGCGGGTGCGCGCACCTTTGGGACGGCTCACGGCTGAACAGACGCGCGGTCTGGCCGAGCTGTCGCAGCGTTATGGGTCTGGCCTTGTCGATATTTCCGCCCGCGCCAACCTGCAGCTGCGCGGCATCCGCGAAGAGGCCCACGCGGGACTGATCGCCGGGCTGCGCGATCTTGGTCTGCTGGATGAGGACGCAGGCGCGGAGGCGCGGCGCAATATCACTCTGACGCCCTTCTGGCAGGCGGGGGACGTAAGCCACCTGATTGCACTGGATCTGGCGGCCGCGCTGACAGAGGCGACAGATCTGAAGTTGCCCGGAAAATTCGGCTTCGCGGTGGATTGCGGCGCGGCTCCGGTCCTGACAGACACCGCTGCCGATATCCGTATTGAGCGCGGCCCGGACGGGCTGCTCCTGCGGGCCGATGGGGCAGACACCGGCCTACCAGTAACGGCAGAAGCCGCCGCTGGCGAGGCGCTCGCCCTGGCCCGCTGGTTTCTCGATCAGGGCGGCGCGTCGGAGGGACGTGGCAGAATGCACCAGCTGATGACGCGCCGCACACCACCCGCAGTGCATGTCGCAGCCGCCCCCGGCGCACCGCGGCTTGCACCACAGCAGCCGGGCGCGACCCCCTTTGGCCTGTTGGTGGCGTTGGAATTCGGCCAGATGCCTGCCCGCACGCTGGCCAAACTTGCCGATCACGGCGCGCTGCGGCTGACCCCCTGGCGGATGCTGCTGGTGGAAGGCATCGACAGCCTGCCGCCCCTGCCCGGCCTGATCCTGGACGCCACGGATCCCCGCCTGCGTGTGAGCGCCTGCACCGGCGCCCCCGGCTGCCCGCAGGCGCGCGCGGTCACGCGCGAACTGGCTCGCGATCTGGCCGCTGCGGTCCCTGCTGGTCAACACCTGCATATTTCCGGCTGCACCAAGGGCTGCGCCCATCCCCGCCCCGCCGATCTGGTGCTGACAGCCACCGGTGACGACCAATTTGACCTGATCCGCAATGGCACTGCCGCGGATCACCCGCTAAACACCTCCCTGAGCGCCGATGCATTGCGCGCCGCTCCAGACCTTATGACAGAGGGCAGCTGA
- the cobN gene encoding cobaltochelatase subunit CobN has protein sequence MHVVFRESHGLDESDTPQDLGQTPADLVVLSFSDSDLGAFAAGWHRGKDRLPSLRLANLVALKHPLSVDVYAEQTLEGAKGVLVRLIGGESYWSYGLATLQDLARRKGIALAILPADGREDPRLDELSTLPVSTLRRLQHLCDSGGAVAAQAALAQLSLAAGLYAGPVTGLKSVPQYGCYDPNRGVLAELPEQDKPLVLVSFYRSYLTAADTGPVDALIGELRGRGYAAYGVFAASLKAPEAADWLRSALPDLAPAAIINATAFSAQGSDGSASPLSTTGCPVFQVALSTARRKDWAEADRGLSPADLAMHVVLPEVDGRIFAGLVSFKAPGKKDPDLQYSRFAHRADMDRVKAAVDRIEGWLRLAQLPNHDKRLALVLSTYPGRDHNLAHAVGLDALASCDEILRELWDQGYVVEPQENTGLRLMEERLSLPLQDYKTALATLPQDLQNTLTAAWGQPEEDPDCRDGAFHFKALRAGKALIALQPERGEVKTRVDDYHDLDRTPRHAYVAFYMWLRSQSDAIVHIGAHGTLEWLPGKSVALSAACWPEVLTGPLPVAYPFIVNDPGEAAQAKRRIGAVTLGHLPPPLAQTNLPDGMARLESLLDEYSTADGLDPARRDRLIDSIRTEAQGTGVEADLGLTPNSCAAEAITRIDAFVCDIKESQYGEGLHIFGTGQCGADERAGLIAALNGQMVAPGPSGSPFRGRADVIPTGRNLFTTDPRAVPSRAAQAQGVKLAEELLRRHLQDHGDWPKGLVIDLWGSATMRTAGEEFAMALHLAGLAPKWDEGSERVSGFEVLPLSMLNRPRIDVTLRVSGLFRDVFPGLAQMFETAAAALAAREESAADNPYLIETPRVFGPKPGQYGLSMNPHLDDYTDEARAAAGEAWLNASSHAIDAKGDIHDAREALEARLQTTDSFVHLQDLPETDLLVASDYAAHEAGFAAAMARIGQKAPALYHMDATRPDKPQARSLGEEIARVTRARAANPDWATSMMNHGFRGAAEIAATLDHMAAFAHLAQVVQPHLFDLYFEATLGREDLVEFMSGENPDALQAMRDRFRALFDAGLWSTRRNSIMAELEGAV, from the coding sequence ATGCATGTCGTCTTCCGCGAAAGCCACGGCCTTGATGAGAGTGATACACCACAGGATCTGGGGCAGACGCCTGCGGATCTTGTGGTGCTGTCGTTTTCTGACAGCGATCTCGGGGCCTTTGCGGCAGGCTGGCATCGCGGCAAGGACCGGCTGCCCTCGCTGAGGCTCGCCAATCTGGTGGCGCTGAAACACCCCCTGTCGGTGGACGTCTACGCCGAACAGACACTGGAGGGCGCCAAGGGCGTCCTTGTGCGTCTTATCGGCGGCGAAAGCTACTGGTCCTACGGGCTTGCCACCTTGCAGGATCTGGCCCGCCGCAAAGGCATCGCGCTGGCGATCCTGCCCGCTGACGGACGCGAAGATCCGCGTCTGGATGAGCTGTCGACCCTGCCGGTTTCAACCCTCCGCCGTCTGCAACATCTCTGCGATAGCGGCGGGGCCGTGGCCGCGCAGGCCGCATTGGCGCAGCTGTCGCTGGCGGCGGGGCTCTATGCCGGTCCGGTGACGGGGCTGAAATCCGTGCCGCAATATGGCTGTTACGACCCGAATCGCGGCGTCTTGGCAGAGCTGCCAGAACAGGACAAACCGCTGGTTCTGGTCAGTTTTTACCGCTCCTATCTGACGGCCGCCGACACCGGGCCTGTCGATGCGCTGATCGGCGAGCTGCGCGGACGGGGCTATGCCGCCTATGGCGTCTTTGCCGCCAGCCTGAAGGCGCCGGAAGCTGCCGACTGGCTGCGCAGCGCCCTGCCCGATCTGGCCCCGGCTGCGATCATCAACGCCACGGCATTTTCCGCGCAGGGCAGCGACGGCAGCGCCTCGCCGCTCTCCACCACCGGCTGCCCGGTGTTTCAGGTGGCGCTCTCGACCGCGCGGCGCAAGGACTGGGCCGAGGCCGACCGGGGTCTGTCACCAGCCGATCTGGCGATGCATGTGGTGCTGCCCGAGGTGGATGGCCGCATTTTCGCAGGGCTGGTCAGTTTTAAAGCGCCAGGCAAGAAAGACCCGGACCTGCAATATTCCCGTTTTGCCCATCGCGCCGACATGGACCGGGTAAAGGCCGCAGTGGACCGGATCGAGGGCTGGCTGCGGCTGGCGCAGCTGCCCAATCATGACAAACGTCTGGCGCTGGTGCTGTCGACCTATCCGGGGCGCGATCACAATCTGGCCCATGCGGTGGGACTGGATGCGCTGGCCTCCTGCGATGAAATCCTGCGCGAGCTATGGGATCAGGGCTATGTGGTCGAACCGCAGGAGAACACCGGCCTGCGCCTGATGGAGGAAAGGCTGAGCCTGCCGTTGCAGGACTACAAAACCGCCCTTGCCACTCTGCCACAGGATCTACAGAACACCCTGACTGCGGCTTGGGGCCAGCCGGAGGAAGACCCAGACTGCCGCGATGGGGCGTTTCATTTCAAAGCGTTGCGCGCGGGAAAGGCGCTGATCGCACTGCAACCGGAGCGCGGCGAGGTGAAAACCCGCGTCGATGATTACCACGATCTCGACCGTACCCCGCGCCATGCCTATGTGGCGTTTTACATGTGGCTGCGCAGCCAATCTGATGCCATCGTCCACATCGGCGCCCATGGCACGCTGGAATGGCTGCCGGGCAAATCCGTCGCACTTTCGGCTGCCTGCTGGCCCGAGGTGCTGACCGGCCCGTTGCCGGTTGCCTATCCTTTTATCGTCAATGATCCGGGCGAGGCCGCACAGGCCAAGCGCCGCATTGGCGCGGTTACACTTGGCCATCTGCCACCGCCACTGGCCCAGACCAATCTGCCGGATGGCATGGCGCGGCTGGAAAGCCTGCTGGATGAATATTCCACCGCCGACGGTCTGGACCCCGCCCGCCGCGACCGGCTGATCGACAGCATCCGAACCGAGGCGCAAGGCACAGGCGTGGAGGCTGATCTTGGCCTCACCCCAAACAGCTGCGCCGCCGAAGCGATCACCCGCATCGATGCCTTTGTCTGCGACATCAAGGAAAGCCAATATGGCGAGGGGTTGCATATCTTTGGCACCGGCCAATGTGGGGCGGACGAACGCGCCGGTCTGATCGCGGCCCTCAATGGTCAAATGGTCGCCCCCGGCCCCTCTGGATCGCCTTTTCGCGGCCGCGCGGATGTGATCCCGACCGGGCGCAACCTCTTTACCACGGATCCCCGCGCGGTGCCCTCGCGGGCGGCGCAGGCGCAAGGGGTCAAGCTGGCGGAAGAGCTGCTGCGCCGCCACCTTCAGGACCACGGTGACTGGCCCAAGGGCTTGGTAATTGATCTCTGGGGCTCTGCCACCATGCGCACCGCAGGCGAGGAATTTGCCATGGCGCTGCATCTTGCCGGGTTGGCGCCCAAATGGGACGAAGGCTCCGAGCGCGTCTCCGGTTTCGAAGTGCTGCCGCTCTCAATGCTGAACCGCCCGCGCATTGATGTCACCCTGCGGGTTTCAGGTCTGTTCCGCGATGTCTTCCCCGGCCTTGCCCAGATGTTCGAGACCGCCGCCGCCGCACTGGCGGCACGGGAAGAGAGCGCCGCAGACAATCCCTATCTGATCGAGACGCCCCGCGTCTTTGGTCCGAAACCGGGCCAGTATGGCCTGTCGATGAACCCGCATCTGGATGACTACACCGACGAGGCCCGCGCAGCAGCGGGCGAGGCCTGGCTCAATGCCTCATCCCATGCAATTGATGCCAAGGGCGATATCCACGATGCCCGCGAGGCGCTGGAGGCCCGGCTGCAAACCACGGATAGCTTTGTGCACCTGCAGGATCTGCCGGAAACCGACCTGCTGGTGGCCTCGGATTATGCGGCACATGAGGCCGGGTTTGCCGCCGCGATGGCGCGCATCGGCCAAAAGGCACCGGCACTTTACCACATGGATGCTACCCGCCCTGACAAACCGCAGGCGCGCAGCTTGGGTGAGGAAATCGCCCGCGTCACCCGTGCCCGTGCCGCCAATCCGGACTGGGCCACCTCGATGATGAACCACGGTTTTCGCGGCGCGGCGGAAATCGCGGCGACGCTGGATCACATGGCGGCCTTTGCGCATCTGGCGCAGGTGGTACAGCCGCATCTGTTTGATCTCTATTTCGAGGCCACTTTGGGCCGCGAGGATCTGGTTGAGTTCATGAGCGGCGAAAACCCCGACGCGCTTCAGGCCATGCGCGACCGCTTTCGCGCGCTGTTTGACGCCGGTCTCTGGAGCACGCGACGCAACTCGATCATGGCCGAGCTGGAGGGCGCGGTGTGA
- the cobW gene encoding cobalamin biosynthesis protein CobW, protein MSDLNKIPVTVITGFLGAGKTTLIRHLMQNPQGKRLAVVVNEFGTAGVDGEILKSCADENCPAENIMELANGCICCTVADDFIPTIEQLMNLPEKPDHIVIETSGLALPKPLLKAFEWPAIRSRITVDGVVALADAEAVAKGQFATDLEAVQAQREADEGIDHETPLSELFKDQISCADIILLSKADLAGEEGLDKARTMIEAEAPRKLPILSMSEGVIDPRVILGLEAAAEDDLDARPSHHEHHHHHDDDHGDDHHHHDHDHSHDDFDTIVVEMGEVSDPQVLQDAIVKLARERNILRVKGYVAVEGKPMRMLVQAVGERLRAQYDQPWGAQARKTVLVIIAEHDNIDAEAIRAELGA, encoded by the coding sequence ATGAGCGACCTGAATAAAATCCCCGTCACCGTTATCACCGGCTTCCTTGGTGCGGGCAAAACCACCCTGATCCGCCACCTGATGCAGAACCCGCAGGGCAAGCGTCTGGCCGTCGTGGTCAATGAGTTTGGCACCGCGGGTGTGGACGGCGAAATCCTCAAATCCTGCGCCGATGAAAACTGCCCGGCAGAGAACATCATGGAACTGGCCAATGGCTGTATCTGCTGCACCGTGGCCGATGATTTCATCCCCACCATCGAACAGCTGATGAACCTGCCGGAAAAACCCGATCACATCGTGATCGAAACCTCTGGTCTGGCGCTGCCGAAACCGCTTCTGAAGGCGTTTGAATGGCCCGCGATCCGGTCGCGCATCACCGTGGATGGCGTGGTTGCGCTGGCCGATGCCGAAGCGGTCGCCAAAGGTCAGTTCGCCACCGATCTGGAGGCGGTGCAGGCCCAGCGCGAGGCCGACGAAGGCATCGACCATGAAACCCCGCTGTCGGAGCTGTTCAAGGATCAGATCTCCTGCGCCGATATCATCCTGTTGTCCAAGGCCGATCTCGCCGGTGAGGAGGGTCTGGACAAGGCCCGCACCATGATCGAGGCCGAAGCACCGCGCAAACTGCCGATCCTGTCGATGTCCGAAGGCGTGATCGACCCGCGTGTCATTCTGGGGCTTGAGGCCGCCGCCGAAGACGATCTGGATGCGCGCCCCTCGCACCACGAGCATCATCACCACCACGACGATGACCATGGCGACGATCACCACCATCATGATCATGACCACAGCCATGACGATTTTGATACAATCGTGGTCGAAATGGGCGAAGTCTCCGATCCGCAAGTGTTGCAGGATGCCATCGTGAAACTCGCCCGCGAGCGTAATATCCTGCGCGTCAAAGGCTATGTTGCGGTGGAAGGAAAACCGATGCGTATGCTCGTTCAGGCCGTGGGGGAACGCCTGCGCGCGCAATATGACCAGCCCTGGGGCGCACAGGCGCGCAAGACCGTTCTCGTGATCATCGCCGAGCATGACAATATCGACGCCGAGGCGATCCGCGCCGAGCTGGGGGCCTGA
- a CDS encoding DUF1636 family protein translates to MAEVTLTICTTCRRGEVTDPEAPRPGARMLAALQDADLPEGVAVRGVECLSACTRGCSMVLSGGDARWSYIYGDLDPDEHVPDILTGAAAYAATTDGLVPWRERPVVFRKQSIARIPPAPVAAPSTPPSLSKD, encoded by the coding sequence ATGGCCGAGGTAACACTGACGATCTGCACCACCTGCCGTCGCGGCGAGGTGACCGACCCGGAGGCCCCGCGCCCCGGCGCCCGCATGCTGGCCGCCCTGCAAGACGCCGATCTGCCGGAGGGCGTTGCGGTGCGCGGTGTCGAATGCCTGTCGGCCTGCACCCGTGGCTGCTCCATGGTGCTGAGCGGCGGCGACGCCCGCTGGAGCTACATCTACGGCGATCTTGATCCCGACGAACATGTGCCCGACATCCTGACCGGCGCTGCCGCCTATGCCGCCACCACGGATGGTCTGGTGCCCTGGCGCGAACGCCCCGTGGTGTTCCGCAAGCAATCCATCGCCCGCATTCCGCCCGCACCTGTGGCGGCGCCTTCCACTCCTCCATCGTTGTCCAAGGATTGA